In the genome of Bacteroidota bacterium, one region contains:
- a CDS encoding patatin-like phospholipase family protein, producing the protein MTAQERIAAPGPKKILALDGGGIRGILTIEILAAIEKTLRERQSTRDMVLSDYFDFVAGTSTGAIISTCISLGMSVDAIRKFYIDSGAEMFDKAFFLKLLHHKYNDEKLRGKLQEVIGKDTTLGSDKLRTLLLLVMRNATTDSPWLVTNNPAAKYNRLERRQNPGDCNLDIPLWQLVRASTAAPVFFPPEEVQVGKKKFIFVDGGITTYNNPSFAAFLTATVEPYNVNWKTGEQEMLVVSVGTGVSPDANENLDASDMNLVYNASRIPAALMFAASSEQDLLCRTFGRCVSGMPIDREVGDMIDKRGPVHPKLFTYMRFNAELSKQGLHDLELADINPKDVQKMDSVEHIDKLQRVGRAVGNKFVRPECFSGFLQ; encoded by the coding sequence ATGACAGCACAAGAACGGATCGCCGCTCCGGGCCCGAAGAAGATTCTCGCATTGGACGGCGGAGGAATAAGAGGGATTCTCACCATTGAAATTCTTGCTGCAATCGAAAAGACATTGCGGGAACGGCAAAGCACAAGAGACATGGTTCTCTCCGACTATTTTGATTTTGTGGCGGGGACAAGCACAGGCGCCATTATTTCCACGTGCATCTCACTGGGCATGTCGGTAGATGCAATCCGGAAATTCTATATCGACAGCGGCGCGGAGATGTTTGACAAGGCGTTCTTTCTCAAGCTTCTTCATCACAAGTACAATGATGAGAAGTTGCGAGGGAAGCTCCAGGAAGTGATTGGAAAAGACACGACTCTCGGCTCGGACAAGCTGAGAACATTGCTTCTGCTGGTGATGCGCAACGCAACCACGGATTCCCCATGGCTTGTGACGAACAACCCTGCTGCAAAGTACAATCGGCTTGAACGACGGCAAAACCCGGGCGACTGCAATCTTGATATCCCTCTCTGGCAACTCGTTCGGGCAAGCACGGCGGCACCGGTATTTTTTCCTCCGGAAGAAGTTCAGGTGGGGAAGAAGAAATTCATCTTTGTCGATGGGGGAATCACAACCTATAACAACCCGTCGTTTGCGGCTTTCCTCACCGCTACGGTTGAGCCGTACAACGTGAACTGGAAAACGGGGGAGCAGGAAATGCTTGTTGTCTCCGTCGGAACGGGTGTATCACCGGATGCAAATGAGAATCTCGACGCATCCGACATGAACCTCGTGTATAATGCGAGTCGCATTCCTGCTGCGTTGATGTTCGCAGCCTCGAGCGAACAAGATCTCCTGTGCCGGACGTTTGGCCGTTGTGTTTCGGGAATGCCTATTGATCGTGAAGTCGGCGATATGATTGACAAGCGGGGTCCCGTTCACCCGAAGCTCTTTACATACATGCGATTCAACGCCGAGCTCTCAAAGCAGGGTCTGCATGATCTTGAACTTGCCGATATCAATCCGAAAGATGTTCAGAAGATGGACTCGGTGGAACACATCGACAAGCTTCAACGTGTGGGGAGGGCGGTTGGGAACAAGTTTGTACGGCCAGAGTGTTTCTCAGGTTTTCTGCAATGA
- a CDS encoding aspartate aminotransferase family protein, with protein sequence MTLAEREQSAFLHTYKRLPVEIVRGKGMYLYDKNGNAYLDFLGGVAVNALGYGHTGLVSAIRMQAEEYIHISNYFLQEPQIELAETLGTITGYSNVFFCNSGAEASEGALKLARKWGSANGRSEIITMQESFHGRTMGALSMMTNTDYRDGFGPFLSGCANITFNDVEQLNAAVSEKVAAVFLEIIQGEGGIHELSHEFAERLKELKKQFGFLIIADEVQSGIGRTGKFLAAEHYDLKPDIVTLAKPLGGGLPLGAILVTEELSEVLKPGNHGTTFGGNPVACAAGKVVLHEIVKNGLMKNAAETGAYFIEQLRALQAEMPNILRDVRGKGLMVGVELTFAGKPIVDRLLERRIIINCTHGNVLRFLPPLIVERRHIDELCTALRHELSR encoded by the coding sequence ATGACGCTGGCCGAACGCGAGCAATCTGCATTTCTTCATACCTACAAACGACTCCCTGTCGAGATTGTCCGGGGAAAAGGAATGTACCTCTACGACAAAAACGGTAACGCATACCTCGATTTTCTCGGCGGGGTCGCGGTCAACGCGCTCGGCTACGGACACACAGGGCTCGTCAGCGCAATCCGCATGCAGGCTGAGGAGTACATTCACATTTCAAACTACTTTCTCCAAGAGCCGCAGATTGAACTTGCCGAAACGCTTGGAACCATAACGGGTTACAGCAACGTCTTTTTCTGCAACAGCGGCGCAGAGGCGAGCGAAGGCGCGTTGAAGCTTGCGCGGAAATGGGGAAGCGCCAACGGCCGTTCTGAGATCATCACGATGCAGGAGAGCTTCCACGGCCGGACGATGGGGGCACTTTCGATGATGACAAACACCGATTATCGCGACGGGTTCGGGCCATTCCTCAGCGGTTGTGCCAATATCACGTTCAACGATGTTGAGCAGTTGAATGCCGCCGTTTCGGAAAAGGTGGCTGCCGTCTTTCTTGAGATCATTCAGGGAGAGGGTGGAATACACGAACTGAGTCATGAGTTTGCCGAACGACTGAAAGAACTCAAGAAGCAGTTCGGTTTCCTCATTATCGCTGACGAAGTTCAATCCGGCATAGGAAGAACGGGAAAGTTCTTAGCTGCTGAACACTATGACCTCAAGCCCGATATCGTTACGCTCGCAAAACCTCTCGGCGGCGGTTTGCCGCTTGGCGCAATTCTGGTAACTGAAGAATTGTCAGAAGTGCTGAAGCCCGGCAATCACGGCACAACATTCGGCGGTAACCCTGTCGCGTGCGCGGCAGGAAAAGTGGTATTGCACGAGATTGTGAAGAACGGATTGATGAAAAACGCTGCCGAAACGGGCGCCTACTTCATCGAACAACTGCGGGCATTGCAGGCAGAAATGCCGAACATTCTCAGGGATGTACGCGGCAAAGGGCTGATGGTTGGCGTTGAACTGACATTCGCGGGAAAGCCAATTGTCGACAGACTGTTAGAGAGACGCATCATTATCAACTGCACGCACGGGAATGTCCTGCGGTTTCTTCCGCCTCTAATTGTCGAGCGCAGGCACATAGATGAACTGTGCACTGCGCTACGACACGAGTTGAGCAGATGA
- the argC gene encoding N-acetyl-gamma-glutamyl-phosphate reductase produces MPRSLIRIGVVGASGYSGLELLKLLLGHPKVQIVRLFGNSSAGKRIDAVHPSLRNILPLEIQEFSEVSLQGIDLLLFALPSGQAMSVVPQALAAGTRVIDLGGDFRLSDSAIYRQYYAHHHTAPELLTQAVYGLTEWNCEKIQKARLVANPGCYPTSILLPLIPLLKSDVIESSSIAITAYSGTSGAGKSVTEKMMFTEVNESVRAYKVGTHQHIPEIHQYLRVFGGSEVSFSFVPHLLPVSRGIYTTIHAVLNEGTGEEEIAEALHSCYDASRFVRIVSPDLPEMKNVEHTNFCDIGFSVEGNSLILLSTIDNLGKGAAGQAVQNMNVMFDLPQSEGLLPCYQH; encoded by the coding sequence ATGCCGCGTTCATTGATACGTATCGGGGTTGTCGGCGCGTCAGGATATTCGGGTCTTGAGTTGCTCAAGCTGTTGCTCGGGCATCCCAAAGTACAGATTGTCCGGTTGTTCGGCAACTCGTCTGCCGGAAAAAGGATCGATGCGGTTCATCCTTCACTCCGCAATATTCTACCCCTCGAAATTCAGGAGTTCAGCGAAGTATCATTGCAGGGGATCGATCTGCTTCTCTTTGCTCTCCCGTCCGGCCAGGCGATGTCGGTGGTACCTCAGGCTCTCGCTGCAGGAACAAGAGTGATAGATTTGGGCGGGGATTTCCGCCTTTCCGATTCGGCGATCTACCGACAATATTACGCGCATCACCATACAGCTCCGGAGTTGCTTACTCAGGCAGTCTATGGATTGACGGAATGGAATTGTGAGAAGATACAGAAAGCCAGACTTGTGGCAAATCCGGGCTGCTACCCGACAAGTATTCTTCTTCCCCTCATTCCGTTGCTGAAGTCAGATGTTATTGAGTCCTCGTCCATTGCCATCACGGCCTACAGCGGCACGTCGGGTGCAGGGAAGTCGGTGACGGAGAAGATGATGTTTACGGAAGTGAACGAAAGCGTGCGGGCGTACAAGGTCGGTACTCATCAGCATATTCCTGAAATCCATCAATACCTTAGAGTGTTTGGCGGATCAGAGGTTTCGTTCTCATTTGTGCCGCATTTGCTTCCGGTGAGCCGCGGCATCTATACAACAATTCATGCAGTACTGAACGAAGGAACTGGCGAAGAAGAGATCGCCGAAGCGCTGCATTCGTGTTACGATGCATCCCGCTTTGTTCGAATCGTCTCGCCCGATCTACCCGAAATGAAAAACGTTGAGCACACGAATTTCTGTGATATCGGTTTTTCAGTTGAAGGAAATAGTCTCATCCTCCTTTCCACAATTGACAATCTCGGCAAAGGGGCCGCGGGACAAGCAGTGCAGAACATGAATGTTATGTTCGATCTACCACAATCGGAAGGATTATTGCCATGCTACCAGCATTAG
- the argJ gene encoding bifunctional glutamate N-acetyltransferase/amino-acid acetyltransferase ArgJ — MLPALENEALVATEERGGTLPKGFRAAGVHCGIKRMKKDLALIVSDVPATAAAVFTLNKVQAAPIVLSKQHFATRSKFRAIIINSGNANACTGEKGFEAACAMAQTAAEVLGVDPSEVFVASTGVIGEPLPVGKVVSGIRTAAALLSAEEQHSAAEAIMTTDTFVKSASATFEIDGKEVNIGGIAKGSGMIHPNMATMLGFITTDAAIERNAFQGLLKATVDRTFNRIVVDGDTSTNDMVVALANGEAGTNPLQPGTSSFNRFAEQFENVLRKLALDIVRDGEGATKLVEIRVEGALSNGDAVKAAKAVALSPLVKTAIHGEDANWGRIIAAVGYSGIDFNPPECEITINNMPILRKNFAVTRSNHESNKSLKSDFIEMTIALHRGDKSATVWTCDFSEQYVAINGSYRS, encoded by the coding sequence ATGCTACCAGCATTAGAGAACGAAGCACTTGTAGCGACTGAAGAGAGAGGCGGCACACTTCCCAAAGGGTTCCGGGCTGCTGGTGTGCATTGCGGGATCAAGCGCATGAAAAAAGATCTTGCCCTCATCGTGTCCGACGTTCCTGCAACGGCAGCCGCAGTGTTCACGCTGAACAAAGTGCAAGCCGCGCCGATTGTTCTGAGTAAGCAACATTTTGCAACGCGCAGTAAGTTCCGCGCAATCATCATCAACAGCGGCAATGCCAACGCATGCACAGGAGAAAAGGGATTCGAGGCTGCATGCGCAATGGCTCAAACGGCGGCGGAGGTTCTTGGCGTGGATCCTTCCGAAGTCTTTGTTGCATCAACAGGTGTGATTGGCGAGCCGTTGCCGGTCGGGAAAGTTGTCAGCGGAATCAGAACAGCCGCTGCGCTGTTGAGCGCAGAGGAGCAGCACAGCGCTGCAGAGGCAATCATGACAACCGATACGTTTGTGAAATCGGCTTCGGCAACGTTCGAGATTGACGGGAAAGAAGTGAACATCGGCGGCATTGCAAAAGGCTCCGGCATGATTCATCCGAACATGGCGACGATGCTCGGCTTCATCACCACCGACGCGGCAATTGAGCGCAATGCATTCCAGGGGCTGTTGAAAGCAACCGTGGACAGAACATTCAACCGTATTGTGGTTGACGGTGATACGAGCACAAACGACATGGTGGTGGCGCTGGCGAACGGAGAGGCCGGCACAAATCCGCTGCAACCCGGCACCTCCTCATTCAACCGGTTCGCTGAGCAATTCGAGAACGTATTGCGCAAACTCGCGCTTGATATTGTGCGTGATGGCGAAGGAGCAACAAAGCTCGTCGAGATTCGTGTTGAAGGCGCCTTGAGCAACGGGGATGCGGTAAAGGCGGCAAAAGCCGTTGCGCTATCTCCTCTTGTAAAAACGGCGATTCATGGCGAAGACGCAAATTGGGGGAGAATCATCGCCGCTGTCGGGTATTCCGGAATTGATTTCAACCCTCCGGAGTGTGAAATCACAATCAACAACATGCCGATTCTCCGAAAGAACTTTGCCGTCACACGTTCAAATCATGAATCAAACAAAAGTCTCAAGAGTGATTTTATCGAGATGACCATCGCGCTGCACCGGGGAGACAAATCGGCAACGGTCTGGACGTGTGACTTCTCAGAACAATACGTCGCGATAAACGGGAGTTACCGGTCGTGA
- the argB gene encoding acetylglutamate kinase has translation MLVEALPYIQQFERTTFVIKYGGAAMEDEQLKQMVSQDVTLLRKIGIDVVVVHGGGKEITSLAGRLNLETTFVNGQRYTDEEMRDVVQMVLAGLINKDIVRRINMHSGNAIGLSGIDAKLLTVKRYDREDLGFVGEITNVNVSFLRSMLGDGCLPVIAPLGVDGEGTVYNINADIAAAEIAKALVATKLIYLTDVEGIRAGSDLLKCLSESEAENLIHNTTINGGMIPKVESALDALKAGVGKVHIINGKTRHALLLEIFTTEGVGTEIVHQNGTR, from the coding sequence GTGCTGGTTGAGGCACTGCCGTATATTCAGCAGTTTGAACGGACCACGTTCGTGATTAAGTACGGCGGCGCGGCAATGGAAGATGAGCAACTGAAACAAATGGTTTCACAAGATGTTACCTTGCTGCGAAAAATCGGCATTGATGTGGTTGTTGTTCACGGTGGCGGGAAAGAAATTACATCTCTTGCAGGCCGGTTGAATCTTGAAACCACATTCGTGAACGGGCAGCGCTACACAGATGAGGAGATGCGGGATGTTGTGCAAATGGTGCTTGCAGGACTCATCAACAAGGATATAGTCCGGCGAATCAATATGCACAGCGGCAACGCAATCGGCTTAAGCGGAATTGATGCTAAGCTGCTTACGGTAAAACGGTATGATCGTGAAGATCTCGGTTTTGTGGGGGAGATAACGAATGTCAATGTATCGTTCCTCCGCTCGATGCTGGGTGATGGCTGTTTGCCCGTGATCGCCCCTCTCGGTGTAGATGGTGAAGGAACAGTCTACAATATCAACGCCGATATTGCCGCGGCGGAAATTGCAAAAGCGCTGGTTGCGACGAAACTGATTTACTTGACCGATGTTGAAGGCATACGAGCCGGTTCGGATTTGCTGAAATGCCTCTCTGAATCCGAGGCAGAGAATCTTATTCACAACACCACCATCAACGGGGGGATGATACCCAAAGTCGAATCGGCGCTTGATGCCTTGAAAGCCGGAGTGGGGAAGGTGCACATCATTAACGGCAAGACCCGGCATGCGTTACTGCTTGAGATTTTTACGACTGAGGGAGTCGGGACGGAAATCGTGCATCAAAACGGAACTCGATAA
- the argR gene encoding arginine repressor, translating to MNKGDIHKRHAAIKSLISSKDISNQTELVKDLKAKKIDVTQATLSRDLAELGIIRMPTEHGYRYEIRTASPEPVLRGFTAEEVISVDSNENLIVIKTFPGRAQGVAFLLDSKRDPEILGTIAGDDTIVVIPKSIKRIKKTINNISHYLGLS from the coding sequence ATGAACAAGGGCGACATTCACAAGCGGCACGCAGCTATCAAATCTCTCATTTCATCAAAAGATATATCGAATCAGACAGAATTGGTGAAGGATTTGAAAGCGAAAAAGATCGATGTTACTCAAGCTACGCTTTCACGAGATCTGGCTGAACTCGGCATCATCCGAATGCCGACGGAACATGGTTACCGCTATGAAATCCGGACTGCAAGTCCCGAGCCGGTATTACGGGGCTTTACGGCGGAGGAAGTGATTTCAGTCGATTCAAACGAAAATCTGATTGTGATCAAGACATTTCCCGGCAGGGCGCAAGGTGTCGCGTTCCTTCTCGACAGCAAAAGAGATCCGGAAATTCTGGGAACGATTGCAGGCGATGATACGATTGTCGTCATTCCCAAATCCATCAAACGAATCAAAAAGACAATCAACAACATCTCACACTATTTGGGGCTGAGCTAA
- a CDS encoding argininosuccinate synthase: MAKQKIVVAYSGGLDTSVMVHWLKNHYDAEIITCTGNLGQTKETASLKEKARSAGASKVYYIDLRREFLESYAFPALQAGALYEEAYPMATSIGRPLLAKTMVEIARKEGATMIAHGCTGKGNDQVRFEVSIGALAPDIQVIAPLRSWEFKSREEEIEYAAANGIPVSATVKSPYSIDENLWGISIECGVLEDPMVEPPLDAFQSTASPELAPDESDEVTIGFERGIPVSIDGREMDGISLVEFLNSLGARNAIGRLDLIENRLVGIKSREVYEAPAATILHFAHKELERLTLDKGVAQYKFLVAHEYANLIYNGLWHSPLREALAAFVAKTQERVSGAVKVRLYKGTIRVIARTSPYSLYDSKLATYTAEDQFDHTASEGFIKIYGLPLKTYNRVGGNNPPNGKKNGQPVGKYATVE, translated from the coding sequence ATGGCAAAGCAAAAAATCGTTGTGGCATACTCCGGCGGGCTCGACACGTCGGTGATGGTTCATTGGCTGAAGAACCATTACGATGCCGAGATTATCACGTGCACGGGAAATCTCGGACAAACAAAGGAAACGGCATCCCTGAAAGAGAAGGCTCGTTCCGCGGGAGCTTCTAAAGTCTACTACATAGATTTGCGGCGCGAGTTTCTCGAGAGCTACGCGTTTCCCGCGTTGCAGGCGGGAGCCCTGTATGAAGAGGCGTACCCGATGGCAACGTCGATTGGCCGTCCGCTGCTTGCAAAGACGATGGTCGAAATTGCCCGCAAGGAGGGTGCGACAATGATTGCCCACGGTTGCACGGGAAAAGGCAACGATCAGGTTCGATTTGAAGTCTCGATTGGCGCGCTTGCGCCGGATATTCAGGTGATTGCTCCGTTGAGATCGTGGGAGTTCAAATCTCGTGAAGAGGAAATTGAGTACGCAGCGGCAAACGGCATTCCGGTTTCAGCGACAGTAAAGAGTCCATATTCGATTGATGAAAATCTTTGGGGAATAAGCATCGAATGCGGCGTTCTTGAGGATCCGATGGTTGAACCGCCGCTCGATGCATTTCAATCAACCGCCTCTCCCGAACTTGCGCCTGATGAATCCGACGAAGTGACGATTGGCTTTGAGAGAGGAATTCCTGTCAGCATTGATGGCAGGGAAATGGACGGCATCTCTCTTGTCGAATTTCTCAATTCGCTTGGTGCACGCAATGCAATCGGACGGCTCGATCTGATCGAGAACCGGCTCGTCGGCATCAAATCGCGTGAGGTGTATGAAGCGCCGGCGGCGACGATTCTCCATTTTGCGCATAAAGAACTTGAGCGGCTGACGCTTGACAAAGGCGTTGCTCAATACAAGTTTCTGGTTGCGCACGAATATGCCAATCTGATCTACAACGGGTTGTGGCACTCGCCGCTACGGGAAGCGCTTGCCGCGTTTGTGGCGAAAACTCAGGAACGAGTCAGCGGCGCCGTAAAAGTCAGGCTCTACAAAGGAACAATCCGCGTCATTGCCCGAACTTCGCCCTATTCACTGTATGATTCAAAACTCGCAACGTACACTGCGGAAGATCAGTTTGATCATACAGCCTCTGAAGGTTTCATCAAAATTTACGGGTTGCCATTGAAAACCTACAACCGTGTCGGCGGGAATAATCCTCCCAACGGCAAGAAGAACGGACAACCGGTGGGGAAGTATGCCACTGTGGAATAG
- the argH gene encoding argininosuccinate lyase, whose product MPLWNSRFRKPLNDEVLKFTSSIEIDKRLYNDDIDGSIAHVRMLMKKKIVSIADGKAIQRGLERIRKEIGSGKFKINWRDEDVHTLIEERLVRLIGVRGKRLHAGRSRNDQVSLDERLYLRKKIQEIGKRIKALQLTLLSQAESHKKTIVPGYTHLQRAQPILFAHHLLAYVSMFHRDAERFRDCGKRNNRSTLGAAAFAGTSLTIDRRMTARLMGFDGIVENSIDAVSDRDFMIEFISACAITMMHLSRLSEEMVLWCSQEFGFARLDDAFATGSSLMPQKKNPDIPELIRGKTGRVYGSLVGLLTVMKALPLAYNRDMQEDKVHLFETVDTTEDSLRIAALMMKNTVFRPDGFERQLKGDFTLATDLAEYLVRKGVPFRRAHSAVGNLVALCDDRRCLLHELSLNDYKKATPSFKEDVFQLLHAGASVKGKRSEGSTSPDEVEKALRRWKKRLK is encoded by the coding sequence ATGCCACTGTGGAATAGCCGTTTCCGAAAGCCGCTTAACGACGAGGTATTGAAGTTCACCTCATCCATTGAGATCGACAAGCGATTATACAACGACGATATTGACGGGAGTATTGCCCACGTCCGGATGTTGATGAAGAAGAAGATTGTCTCAATCGCAGACGGGAAGGCGATTCAGCGCGGCCTTGAACGCATTCGAAAGGAAATCGGCTCGGGCAAGTTCAAGATCAATTGGCGTGACGAAGATGTTCATACACTGATTGAAGAACGGCTTGTCCGTTTGATTGGTGTGAGAGGAAAGAGACTCCACGCTGGACGAAGCAGGAATGACCAGGTGTCACTTGATGAACGGCTCTATCTCCGGAAAAAGATTCAGGAGATAGGAAAACGAATCAAAGCCTTGCAACTGACTCTTCTGTCGCAAGCCGAATCTCACAAGAAGACGATCGTACCCGGCTATACACACTTGCAGCGGGCACAGCCGATTCTCTTTGCTCATCATCTCCTCGCCTACGTTTCCATGTTTCACCGCGACGCTGAGAGATTCAGAGATTGCGGAAAACGCAACAACCGCTCGACGCTGGGCGCAGCCGCCTTTGCCGGCACCTCGCTTACCATAGACAGAAGAATGACAGCCCGACTCATGGGGTTCGACGGAATTGTTGAGAATAGTATCGATGCCGTGAGCGACAGGGATTTCATGATTGAGTTCATCAGCGCCTGCGCAATCACGATGATGCATCTCAGCCGGCTTTCCGAGGAGATGGTGTTGTGGTGTTCACAAGAATTCGGCTTTGCCCGACTCGATGATGCGTTTGCAACAGGCAGCAGTCTCATGCCGCAGAAGAAGAACCCGGATATCCCGGAGTTGATTCGCGGCAAAACCGGAAGAGTATACGGCAGCTTAGTGGGTCTTCTTACCGTCATGAAGGCTTTGCCGCTCGCTTACAATCGCGATATGCAAGAGGACAAGGTTCATCTTTTTGAGACCGTTGATACAACAGAAGATTCTCTGCGGATTGCAGCTCTCATGATGAAGAATACAGTCTTTCGCCCGGATGGATTCGAAAGGCAATTGAAGGGAGACTTCACGCTCGCAACAGATCTTGCCGAGTACCTTGTTCGAAAGGGCGTTCCGTTCAGACGTGCACATTCGGCAGTCGGGAATCTGGTTGCGCTCTGCGACGATCGGCGATGTTTGTTGCACGAGTTGTCGCTCAACGACTACAAAAAAGCAACTCCATCGTTCAAGGAAGATGTATTCCAGTTGCTTCATGCCGGCGCAAGTGTCAAGGGCAAGCGTTCCGAGGGCAGTACATCACCTGATGAAGTAGAGAAGGCGCTGCGTCGATGGAAGAAACGGCTCAAATAG